A portion of the Clostridium gelidum genome contains these proteins:
- a CDS encoding MmgE/PrpD family protein, translating into MDYLIYGLANYVVNLRYEDLSDRAIEVGKQVILDSYGNMVFGRYCELSEQIMEYAKLADTVVKNEELVSLIGEEEVLTGSDTAIFAHTMMARCADLDDGYRHAMGHPGSGLVPLLLTMAQLYKKDGKEMITAIAAAYDVYARLGESINPFMYRERGFDATGVCGAVAAAALVSKIIGADAEKTKDAMGIASLFTGGLIEYQNDGTSGKIMCSGWAALTGMRAVRLASCGFTGPNAALEGKYGFFQAFKGTSGHCDMSQVLNNLGKDFKVTKIYFKRHACQRGLHAVMDAMVDLRESYSLTPAVIKSVDVRTSSFVHRLSNSNPKTAVGAQASTQFTSAVALKHGRMDSEELVFKSFSDAEIQELVQKITVTKDEEVEEYLANNPTHFCAAKVILETYDGNVYEKWVPVPLGDEETPFGWDMLKLKFDNLVTGTPCEKTKDGRFDLLKNLEKTNDINMLFRL; encoded by the coding sequence ATGGATTATTTAATTTATGGATTAGCAAATTACGTAGTAAATCTTAGATATGAAGATTTATCAGATAGAGCAATTGAGGTAGGAAAGCAGGTAATATTGGATTCATATGGGAACATGGTCTTTGGTCGTTACTGTGAATTAAGTGAGCAAATAATGGAGTATGCAAAATTAGCAGATACTGTAGTGAAAAATGAAGAGTTAGTATCTTTAATAGGGGAGGAAGAAGTCTTAACTGGTTCTGATACTGCTATTTTTGCCCATACGATGATGGCAAGGTGTGCAGATTTAGATGATGGCTACAGACATGCAATGGGGCATCCAGGTTCAGGATTAGTACCTCTTCTACTTACTATGGCTCAGTTATACAAGAAAGATGGAAAAGAGATGATCACAGCCATTGCAGCAGCTTATGATGTGTATGCTCGTTTAGGTGAATCAATTAATCCTTTTATGTATCGTGAAAGAGGTTTTGATGCTACTGGCGTATGTGGTGCTGTTGCAGCTGCAGCTTTAGTATCTAAGATTATTGGAGCTGATGCTGAAAAAACAAAAGATGCTATGGGAATTGCGTCTCTGTTTACAGGAGGATTAATTGAATATCAAAATGACGGAACTTCTGGAAAGATTATGTGCAGCGGTTGGGCAGCATTGACTGGTATGAGGGCAGTAAGACTTGCTTCCTGTGGATTTACAGGGCCGAATGCAGCACTTGAAGGAAAATATGGATTTTTTCAAGCATTTAAGGGTACAAGTGGTCATTGTGATATGAGCCAGGTGCTTAACAATCTTGGTAAAGATTTTAAGGTTACTAAAATATATTTCAAACGTCATGCTTGTCAAAGAGGACTTCATGCAGTGATGGATGCCATGGTTGATTTAAGAGAAAGTTATTCTTTAACGCCAGCTGTGATTAAATCAGTAGATGTTAGAACATCTTCCTTTGTGCACCGTCTGTCAAATTCTAATCCTAAGACAGCTGTTGGAGCACAGGCAAGTACTCAATTTACTTCAGCTGTAGCTTTAAAACATGGACGTATGGATTCAGAAGAGTTAGTATTTAAGAGTTTCAGTGATGCTGAAATTCAAGAATTGGTTCAAAAGATTACAGTTACTAAGGATGAAGAAGTTGAAGAATACTTGGCAAACAATCCAACACATTTTTGTGCAGCTAAAGTAATCTTAGAGACTTATGATGGAAACGTTTATGAAAAGTGGGTTCCAGTTCCTTTGGGAGATGAAGAAACACCATTTGGATGGGATATGCTAAAATTAAAATTTGATAATTTAGTTACAGGAACTCCTTGTGAAAAAACAAAGGATGGAAGATTTGATCTTTTAAAGAATCTTGAGAAAACTAATGATATTAATATGTTATTTAGATTATAA
- a CDS encoding LysR family transcriptional regulator, translating to MLNNYEYFLVLSEELNISNAAKRLFISHQCLSKYLKGIEENYGVSFFERKPKFALTPAGELMLETLRQIELAEQNLENQLIDIKEAKSGTINFGIPEGRYSILVPKLLKEFYDLYPKVKLNIHRETSPKMQEMVLDNSLDLFLSGISNITIHSLKYEIVLNEQMYIVISDNLLKQYFPHKYPECKKNFAKGVDLRLFKEVPFVLNEKNFNSRILLDRHLSELGISLNCINELTQPDIHYLLCAEDYAASFCLTMYLSGINQLNKFNNTKSHLNVFPIANFTAENPLALIYHKNKKFPSYINDLKKIIKKYCIPQSHILDEYEK from the coding sequence ATGTTAAACAATTATGAGTATTTTCTAGTTCTATCAGAGGAATTGAATATATCTAATGCAGCGAAACGTCTCTTCATATCTCATCAATGTTTGAGTAAATATCTTAAAGGAATAGAGGAAAACTACGGTGTTTCTTTTTTTGAAAGGAAGCCTAAATTTGCATTAACACCTGCTGGCGAATTAATGCTCGAGACTCTTCGCCAAATAGAGCTTGCAGAACAAAATTTAGAAAATCAGCTTATAGATATAAAAGAAGCTAAATCAGGTACCATAAATTTTGGTATTCCAGAAGGTCGTTATTCCATATTAGTTCCTAAGCTATTAAAAGAATTTTATGACCTTTATCCAAAGGTTAAATTAAATATTCATCGTGAAACCTCACCAAAGATGCAGGAAATGGTTCTAGATAATTCTCTTGATTTATTTTTGTCTGGCATAAGTAATATAACTATACATAGCTTAAAATATGAGATAGTTCTCAATGAACAAATGTATATTGTAATCTCTGACAATTTATTAAAACAATATTTTCCACATAAATACCCTGAATGTAAAAAGAATTTTGCAAAAGGTGTTGACCTACGTTTATTTAAGGAAGTTCCCTTTGTTCTTAATGAGAAAAACTTCAATTCCCGTATTCTCTTGGATAGACATTTATCTGAACTAGGTATTTCTTTAAATTGCATTAACGAATTGACTCAGCCTGATATACATTACCTCTTATGTGCTGAGGATTATGCTGCAAGTTTTTGTTTGACCATGTATCTGTCAGGAATAAATCAATTAAATAAGTTTAATAATACAAAGTCTCATCTTAATGTGTTTCCAATTGCAAACTTTACAGCGGAAAATCCACTTGCGCTTATTTATCATAAAAACAAAAAATTTCCCTCTTACATTAATGATTTAAAAAAGATAATCAAAAAATACTGTATCCCACAGTCTCATATTCTTGATGAATATGAGAAATAA
- a CDS encoding DJ-1 family glyoxalase III translates to MSKVAVMLAEGFEECEALTIVDILRRANIECHTISIAGEKVCGCHDIVVKADSIISDDVKEYDMIVLPGGLPGATNLRDDDRVIKLLKGMNQAGKFVCAMCAAPIALGKAGVLEGKNFTAYVGYDEKIETTGKFKEDSVVVDGNLVTSRGPATAYAFAYKLVDVLGGDSLEVKNRMVYFNAFNAE, encoded by the coding sequence ATGAGTAAAGTTGCAGTTATGTTAGCAGAAGGATTTGAAGAGTGTGAGGCATTAACTATTGTTGATATTCTAAGAAGAGCAAATATTGAGTGCCATACTATTAGTATAGCAGGAGAAAAAGTTTGTGGTTGTCATGATATCGTTGTCAAGGCGGATTCAATTATTAGTGATGATGTAAAGGAATACGATATGATTGTACTTCCTGGGGGATTACCAGGAGCTACAAATTTAAGAGATGATGATAGAGTGATTAAGTTACTTAAGGGAATGAATCAAGCTGGTAAGTTTGTATGCGCCATGTGCGCTGCACCAATTGCTTTAGGAAAAGCAGGTGTGTTAGAAGGTAAAAACTTCACGGCATATGTAGGTTATGATGAAAAGATTGAAACAACAGGGAAATTTAAAGAAGACAGCGTTGTGGTAGATGGTAATTTAGTTACTAGTCGTGGACCAGCAACTGCTTACGCTTTTGCTTATAAATTGGTAGATGTACTTGGTGGCGATAGCTTAGAAGTTAAAAATCGTATGGTTTATTTTAATGCATTTAATGCAGAATAG
- a CDS encoding DJ-1 family glyoxalase III, whose amino-acid sequence MSKIAVLMAEGFEEGETLTIVDILRRAGLTCDTFYFGDKLVKGMHGMYVEGDKAFGEEVKEYDMVVLPGGRPGGQNLKENPEVIKMVQYFNDNNKYIGAMCSGTVVLSDAKVIEGKKVTGYTGYAEKLIGGIFINEVVVADKNIVTSQGPATPYPFAYKIAEVFGKDTSVLREKMLYNFAGGK is encoded by the coding sequence ATGAGTAAAATAGCAGTATTAATGGCAGAAGGTTTTGAAGAAGGTGAAACATTAACTATAGTAGATATTTTAAGAAGAGCTGGACTTACTTGCGATACATTTTATTTTGGAGATAAGCTGGTAAAAGGAATGCATGGCATGTATGTTGAAGGTGACAAAGCCTTTGGTGAAGAAGTAAAAGAATATGACATGGTTGTTTTACCAGGAGGACGTCCAGGTGGACAGAACTTAAAAGAAAATCCAGAAGTTATAAAAATGGTGCAATATTTCAATGATAACAATAAATATATAGGTGCAATGTGCTCTGGTACTGTAGTATTATCTGATGCAAAGGTAATCGAAGGTAAAAAGGTAACTGGATATACAGGATATGCAGAAAAACTTATCGGTGGAATTTTCATAAATGAAGTGGTTGTAGCAGATAAGAATATAGTTACAAGCCAAGGACCAGCTACACCATATCCATTTGCATATAAGATTGCAGAGGTATTTGGTAAAGATACATCAGTTTTACGTGAGAAAATGTTATACAATTTTGCTGGTGGAAAATAA
- the licT gene encoding BglG family transcription antiterminator LicT produces the protein MQVIKKINNNVALALNDKKEEVIIMGKGVGFPSIPYDLVDESIIETIYVTPKNMKAFELLNAISSDTISLAEEIIRFGENYLNKKVNSIIFLTLTDHIDSAIERYHEAIKVNNPLQWEIKRLYPMEQHIGIEALKIIELQLGIQLPSSEASFIALHFVNAQMGSNELSETTKVTSISGEIINIVKYHFKINFDEESINFTRFVTHVMYFVRRQVEGKTLENENELFYEMIKEKYKEELTCVEKIEKYINKNYGWNCSNDEKLYLLLHIQRLKN, from the coding sequence TTGCAAGTAATTAAAAAGATAAATAACAATGTTGCTTTAGCATTAAATGATAAAAAAGAAGAAGTTATTATTATGGGAAAAGGAGTTGGATTTCCCTCAATCCCATATGATCTTGTAGATGAAAGCATAATTGAAACTATTTATGTTACTCCTAAGAATATGAAAGCATTTGAATTACTTAATGCTATTTCATCAGATACTATTTCTTTAGCAGAGGAGATTATACGTTTTGGTGAAAACTATTTAAATAAAAAAGTTAATTCAATAATTTTTTTGACATTAACAGATCATATTGACTCTGCTATTGAAAGATATCATGAAGCTATAAAGGTTAATAATCCACTACAATGGGAAATAAAACGTTTATATCCAATGGAACAGCATATTGGTATTGAGGCTCTTAAAATAATAGAACTACAATTGGGAATACAATTACCATCAAGTGAAGCGAGCTTTATTGCATTACATTTTGTTAATGCACAGATGGGTTCAAATGAATTGAGTGAAACAACAAAAGTCACTTCAATTTCAGGAGAAATAATAAATATTGTAAAGTATCATTTTAAAATAAATTTTGATGAAGAATCCATTAACTTTACAAGATTTGTTACGCATGTAATGTATTTTGTACGAAGGCAAGTTGAAGGAAAGACTCTCGAAAATGAAAATGAATTATTTTATGAAATGATTAAAGAAAAGTATAAAGAGGAATTGACTTGCGTAGAAAAAATAGAAAAATACATTAATAAAAATTACGGTTGGAATTGTTCTAATGATGAAAAATTATATTTATTGTTACATATACAACGTTTAAAAAATTAA
- a CDS encoding beta-glucoside-specific PTS transporter subunit IIABC, translating into MKNKDLAVKVLELVGGENNIQYATHCATRLRLNVKDESIIKLEEMDRIEGVLKAQIKNGQLQVVLGAKVDGVFEEFVKMINISDSGIEVGTFKKKRNPISAGVETLSGVFGSIIPVLIGCGMVKSLSAIITTFGILDAKSGAVIVLNLVGDLIFYFFPFFLAVSAAKKFKTSEYMAIALAGAYMYPTIMNGADTAAKTGIASISFLGLPVLFVNYKSTIIPIILSVWILSKVYRKVEKIIPEAFRILFVPMLVLFIMVPLELIAIGPIGIYLGRYIALGIQWLYATSGIFGAFIFGTFRPLLVMFGMHYAVTPINTQLIAEFGKTYISPAQLTGNMAQAGACLGVFILARNKTRKSGALTSGITALFGITEPAMYGYNLKYKKPMICAMVSGGIGAAYVNFFGGAGTTLILPGLLALPTYVANSFIHIIIGVCISIFLALGSTIILGINEEKDETEQEQTSSTSSVKLQRNVSISAPITGEVKAITEVEDKMFSQEVMGKGVAIVPKDGKVYAPFDGTVEALFHTNHAIGLKSEEGIELLIHIGIDTVNLEGKYFTAKTKQNEKIKKGDLLIEFDEVAIKKEGYDTTVLIVVTNSSEFKNVSPIASGQILKQEDLLIVEV; encoded by the coding sequence ATGAAAAACAAAGATTTAGCTGTTAAAGTATTGGAGTTAGTAGGAGGAGAAAATAATATTCAATATGCAACTCATTGTGCAACCCGTTTAAGATTAAATGTTAAGGATGAATCAATTATTAAATTAGAAGAAATGGATAGAATAGAAGGGGTTTTGAAAGCCCAAATTAAGAATGGTCAACTACAAGTAGTTTTAGGAGCAAAAGTAGATGGAGTCTTTGAAGAGTTTGTAAAAATGATTAATATTTCAGATAGTGGAATTGAAGTGGGAACGTTTAAAAAGAAGAGAAATCCAATTTCTGCTGGAGTTGAAACGCTTTCTGGAGTTTTTGGATCTATAATACCAGTTCTAATTGGTTGTGGTATGGTAAAATCTCTTTCAGCTATTATTACTACTTTTGGAATTTTAGATGCAAAATCAGGAGCTGTTATAGTACTAAACTTAGTAGGAGATTTAATTTTTTACTTCTTCCCATTTTTCTTAGCAGTAAGTGCAGCTAAAAAGTTTAAAACTAGTGAATACATGGCTATAGCTTTAGCTGGTGCTTACATGTATCCAACTATAATGAATGGAGCTGATACAGCAGCTAAAACAGGGATTGCAAGTATTAGTTTTTTAGGTTTGCCGGTTTTATTTGTAAATTATAAATCCACAATTATCCCAATTATTTTATCTGTATGGATATTAAGTAAGGTATATAGAAAAGTAGAGAAAATTATTCCGGAAGCATTTAGAATATTATTTGTTCCGATGTTAGTGTTATTTATTATGGTTCCATTAGAATTAATCGCAATAGGACCTATAGGGATATATTTAGGGCGTTATATAGCATTAGGAATACAATGGTTGTATGCAACAAGTGGTATATTTGGAGCATTTATATTTGGAACATTCAGACCTTTATTGGTAATGTTTGGTATGCATTATGCTGTTACACCAATTAACACTCAATTAATTGCAGAGTTTGGTAAAACATATATTTCACCAGCACAATTAACAGGAAATATGGCACAAGCTGGAGCATGTTTAGGTGTATTTATTTTAGCAAGGAATAAGACAAGAAAATCTGGAGCATTGACTAGTGGAATCACAGCTTTATTTGGAATTACTGAACCAGCTATGTATGGTTATAATTTAAAATATAAAAAACCAATGATTTGTGCAATGGTTTCAGGTGGTATTGGTGCAGCTTATGTTAACTTCTTTGGAGGTGCAGGTACTACATTAATTCTACCAGGTTTATTAGCATTACCAACTTATGTTGCTAATAGTTTTATCCATATTATTATTGGAGTTTGTATTAGTATTTTCTTAGCATTAGGTAGTACAATTATTTTGGGAATTAATGAAGAAAAAGATGAAACTGAACAAGAACAAACCAGTTCAACATCAAGTGTTAAATTGCAAAGAAATGTATCAATAAGTGCTCCAATAACTGGGGAAGTGAAAGCAATAACAGAAGTTGAAGATAAAATGTTTTCACAAGAAGTAATGGGAAAGGGAGTTGCTATTGTTCCTAAAGACGGTAAAGTATATGCACCATTTGATGGAACAGTAGAAGCTTTATTTCACACAAACCATGCAATTGGATTAAAGTCTGAAGAAGGAATTGAATTACTAATTCATATTGGAATAGATACAGTTAATTTAGAAGGAAAATATTTTACTGCAAAAACTAAGCAAAATGAAAAAATTAAAAAGGGAGATTTATTGATCGAATTTGATGAAGTAGCTATAAAGAAAGAAGGATATGATACTACAGTATTAATAGTTGTGACAAATAGTAGTGAATTTAAAAATGTATCTCCAATTGCTAGTGGGCAGATTTTAAAACAAGAAGACTTATTAATTGTAGAAGTGTAG
- a CDS encoding 6-phospho-beta-glucosidase, which translates to MSKLATGFLWGGAVAANQFEGGWNKGEKGISVSDVMTAGAHGVDRVVTDGIIEGMNYPNHEAIDFYSRYKEDIVLFHEMGFKCFRTSIAWTRIFPNGDESEPNEEGLLFYDSVFDECLKYGIEPVITISHFEMPYNLVVKYGGFRNPKLIDFFLNFCEVVYKRYKNKVKYWMPFNEINMIIRKPWKPGGIKFSEGENELLTKYQAAHYMLVACAKAVILGKSINPDFIIGTMLLHTTSYAATCNPDDVMAHIKKLHEAYFFTDVQVRGKYPSFQLKFMEKNNLDIKISEEDKKILKKGTVDFIGFSYYSSSIEIANPTTEDKSEGNEIKGYKNPLLQASEWGWQIDPVGLRIALNWLYDRYNIPLFIVENGFGAVDKFEEDGSINDEYRIDYFKKHVEQIKKAVLEDGVELMGYTPWGCIDLVSAGTGEMKKRYGFIHVDKDNDGKGTLDRTRKNSFYWYKKCIESNGEDL; encoded by the coding sequence ATGAGTAAATTGGCAACGGGTTTCCTATGGGGAGGAGCAGTAGCAGCAAATCAATTTGAAGGTGGATGGAATAAAGGTGAAAAAGGAATAAGTGTTAGTGATGTTATGACGGCAGGTGCTCATGGAGTAGACAGAGTTGTAACTGACGGAATAATAGAAGGAATGAATTATCCAAATCATGAGGCAATAGATTTTTATTCAAGATATAAGGAAGATATAGTATTGTTTCATGAAATGGGATTTAAATGTTTTAGAACTAGCATTGCATGGACAAGAATTTTTCCAAATGGAGATGAAAGTGAACCCAATGAAGAAGGCTTATTATTTTATGATTCAGTATTTGATGAATGCTTAAAATATGGAATTGAACCAGTTATAACAATTTCACATTTTGAAATGCCATATAATTTAGTTGTAAAATATGGTGGCTTTAGAAATCCTAAGTTAATTGATTTCTTCTTGAATTTCTGTGAGGTTGTGTATAAAAGATACAAGAATAAAGTTAAATATTGGATGCCTTTTAATGAGATTAATATGATTATTCGCAAACCTTGGAAACCTGGAGGAATTAAATTTTCGGAAGGTGAAAATGAATTATTAACTAAGTATCAAGCAGCTCACTATATGCTTGTTGCATGTGCAAAGGCAGTAATACTAGGAAAATCAATAAATCCTGATTTTATAATAGGAACTATGTTATTGCATACTACATCATATGCTGCAACCTGTAATCCAGATGATGTAATGGCGCATATTAAAAAATTACATGAAGCATATTTCTTTACAGATGTTCAAGTGAGAGGAAAATATCCAAGTTTTCAATTGAAATTCATGGAGAAGAATAATTTAGATATTAAAATAAGTGAAGAAGACAAAAAGATATTAAAGAAAGGAACTGTTGATTTTATAGGCTTTAGTTATTATTCAAGCTCTATAGAAATTGCAAATCCAACAACTGAAGATAAGAGTGAGGGTAATGAAATCAAAGGATATAAAAATCCTCTACTTCAAGCTAGTGAATGGGGATGGCAGATTGATCCTGTAGGACTTCGTATTGCTTTGAATTGGTTATATGACAGATATAATATACCTTTATTCATTGTTGAAAATGGGTTTGGAGCTGTTGATAAATTTGAAGAAGATGGTTCAATAAATGATGAATATAGAATTGATTATTTCAAAAAACATGTAGAGCAAATTAAGAAAGCAGTTCTAGAAGATGGGGTTGAATTAATGGGGTATACTCCATGGGGATGTATTGATTTAGTAAGTGCAGGTACTGGAGAAATGAAGAAACGATATGGATTCATTCATGTTGATAAAGATAATGATGGAAAAGGAACGTTAGATAGAACAAGAAAAAATTCGTTTTACTGGTATAAAAAATGTATAGAATCTAATGGTGAAGATTTATAA
- a CDS encoding LysR family transcriptional regulator, translating into MDLKQLTYFLEIIKEENITKAAEKLHIAQPHLSHQLKLLEDELNTKLIQRTTRKFQITEAGELLQKRGEQMINLLKTTIKELNDINEGITGTLSVGTISAKGDTLLLKKINEFHKAYPNVNFIIKECNTMEILELLKVGLIEIGIVRTPFNSNEVESIHLPSEPMIAVYCNDTYFNDNKNSINISELKDKPLLISSKFENMLLDVCEVYNFKPRILCQINDARSLLLWASTGMGIAIVPKDWIDISKNINLKYSEINEPSLITRSEIIWTKNHYLSSVANHFLETFI; encoded by the coding sequence ATGGACTTGAAACAACTTACTTACTTTCTGGAAATAATAAAAGAAGAAAACATAACTAAAGCTGCTGAAAAACTTCATATAGCCCAACCACACTTAAGCCATCAACTAAAACTTTTAGAAGATGAATTAAATACTAAACTAATACAAAGAACTACCCGTAAGTTTCAGATAACAGAAGCCGGCGAGCTTTTACAAAAACGTGGTGAACAAATGATAAATTTATTAAAAACTACCATAAAGGAATTAAACGATATAAATGAAGGAATCACAGGAACTTTATCAGTTGGCACAATATCTGCTAAAGGTGATACTCTTTTATTAAAAAAAATTAATGAATTCCATAAAGCATATCCTAATGTAAATTTTATAATAAAAGAATGTAACACCATGGAGATTCTAGAACTATTAAAAGTTGGTTTGATCGAGATTGGCATAGTAAGAACCCCATTCAACTCTAATGAAGTTGAGTCTATTCATTTACCTTCTGAGCCCATGATAGCAGTATATTGCAACGATACTTATTTTAATGATAATAAAAATTCTATTAATATTTCCGAACTTAAAGATAAACCATTATTAATAAGTTCTAAATTTGAGAATATGTTGTTAGATGTATGTGAAGTATATAACTTTAAACCTAGAATACTTTGCCAAATTAATGATGCAAGGTCTCTGTTATTATGGGCTAGTACTGGAATGGGTATAGCAATAGTTCCAAAAGATTGGATTGACATTTCTAAGAATATCAATCTGAAATATAGTGAAATAAATGAGCCTTCTTTAATAACAAGATCTGAAATTATATGGACCAAAAATCATTATTTATCTTCTGTAGCCAATCATTTTTTAGAAACTTTCATATGA
- a CDS encoding AEC family transporter has translation MVVFNSIQSVFSIILMLSIGYFLSYKKWFDQDTGKLFSRIVVNLAVPCYIVILSKI, from the coding sequence ATGGTTGTTTTTAATTCAATACAAAGTGTATTCAGTATAATATTGATGCTATCGATTGGATATTTTTTAAGTTATAAAAAGTGGTTTGATCAAGATACAGGAAAACTTTTTTCAAGAATTGTAGTAAATTTGGCAGTACCATGTTATATTGTGATATTGAGTAAAATTTAA
- a CDS encoding YczE/YyaS/YitT family protein yields MEKMCKYLKINQQYIYRSLMLILGIIISAFGMTLLIKSDLGQSTISGISNNIGIITNMKTGTVLSVINYVCFIGQIILLRHDFKLIQIVQLIVTSVFGYIVNLFLYDIGIIANLQLSNYGLKCIVLFLGIILMAYGVSLMIIANLTSMPFEGLCNVIALKLHRQFGTIRRYVDIFFVILSLGIIIIFKIPNTTVREGTIIYTLVFGPLTNVFMKSINGLKVKIEKNCINQN; encoded by the coding sequence ATGGAAAAGATGTGTAAGTATTTAAAAATAAATCAACAATATATTTATAGAAGTTTGATGTTGATTTTAGGAATAATAATTTCAGCGTTTGGTATGACGTTGCTTATAAAATCAGATTTAGGGCAAAGTACAATATCTGGGATTAGTAATAACATTGGAATTATTACTAATATGAAAACTGGTACTGTTTTATCAGTTATTAATTATGTCTGCTTCATTGGACAAATTATTTTATTGAGACATGATTTTAAACTTATACAAATAGTACAGCTGATAGTTACGAGTGTATTTGGCTATATTGTGAATTTATTTCTATATGACATAGGAATTATAGCTAATTTGCAATTAAGTAATTATGGGTTAAAATGCATTGTATTATTTCTTGGAATTATATTAATGGCTTATGGTGTAAGTTTAATGATTATAGCAAACTTAACTTCTATGCCATTTGAGGGATTATGTAATGTGATTGCATTAAAATTACATAGACAATTTGGTACTATAAGACGATATGTTGATATATTCTTTGTTATACTCTCTTTAGGTATTATAATTATTTTTAAAATACCAAATACAACTGTACGTGAAGGAACCATTATTTATACGTTAGTGTTTGGACCGCTGACAAATGTTTTTATGAAATCAATTAATGGATTGAAAGTAAAAATAGAAAAGAATTGTATTAATCAAAATTAG
- a CDS encoding MurR/RpiR family transcriptional regulator — protein sequence MYWDKLKIVFLSELVSSNDGSINCGIASYILSHIDEVKQSNIGELAKKCHVANSSISRFCKEVGLNDFVELKELINTT from the coding sequence ATGTATTGGGATAAATTAAAAATTGTATTCCTATCAGAATTGGTTAGTAGTAATGATGGTTCAATAAATTGTGGAATTGCTTCTTATATTTTAAGCCATATAGATGAGGTTAAGCAATCTAATATAGGTGAACTGGCCAAAAAGTGTCATGTGGCAAACAGCTCCATTAGTAGATTTTGTAAAGAAGTTGGACTAAATGATTTTGTAGAGCTTAAAGAACTAATTAATACAACTTGA
- a CDS encoding MurR/RpiR family transcriptional regulator has product MYSNHHNINTRSLDFVTRVKESLNLVCESIDYEALKHLVKDIYRYEKIAILGLLKAETVAMNLQSDLLMLGKVALTKVQFKQQLEYLKNATDKDLIIIFSYTGIYFEHIFPRRIPKQQAKPKVYFVTSDYNSMSNKYFDEVISFKSLQDYASHPFQLQLVGSLIAQNYAYYLTKKHN; this is encoded by the coding sequence TTGTATTCAAATCATCATAATATTAATACACGTTCATTGGATTTTGTCACAAGAGTCAAGGAGAGTTTGAACTTAGTTTGCGAATCTATTGATTATGAGGCCCTTAAGCATTTAGTAAAAGATATTTATCGTTATGAAAAAATAGCTATTCTGGGTTTATTAAAGGCAGAAACAGTAGCGATGAATTTACAAAGTGATTTGTTAATGCTTGGGAAAGTAGCTTTGACAAAAGTACAGTTTAAGCAGCAACTTGAGTATTTAAAAAATGCAACTGATAAAGATTTAATTATTATTTTCAGTTATACCGGAATTTACTTTGAACATATCTTTCCACGAAGAATACCAAAACAGCAAGCCAAACCAAAAGTATATTTTGTAACCAGTGATTATAATTCTATGTCGAATAAATATTTTGATGAAGTCATTTCTTTTAAATCATTACAAGATTATGCATCTCATCCTTTTCAGTTGCAGTTAGTGGGAAGTTTAATTGCACAAAACTATGCGTACTATTTAACAAAAAAACATAATTAA